A genomic segment from Peptococcus niger encodes:
- a CDS encoding CCA tRNA nucleotidyltransferase, with protein MSITLPKPCADALHRLNDAGYEAYVVGGCVRDALLGKQPLDWDICTSARPDEMLSVFKGEKIIPTGIQHGTLTVLMKGMPLEITTYRIDGDYADHRRPENVAYTRDLAEDLARRDFTVNAMAWHPGEGLIDLYDGQADLERRIMRAVGDPLLRFEEDGLRLMRLVRFATVLVFDYDPATAAAAKASAHLLKHISKERIQVELNKMLLAPFVGKGLFDLREFGLLSEVVPLLCPSVDFDQQTNRHFLDVYEHTALATGLVEADLILRLTMFLHDIGKPFTWQEGADGEDAFPAHETIGAQLADRMLRRLKYDNATRREVVRLVAHHNDFLLPDRKLLRRRLSELGADTLKRLIAVKVADINAHNIHNERAEVSLLFAEMEAIVDDILAAGEPYRICDLALDGRDLLALGYRGKAIGDTLAALLDLVVADPAENTRENLLTALNSI; from the coding sequence ATGTCGATTACCTTACCGAAGCCCTGTGCCGATGCGCTTCACCGGCTCAATGACGCCGGCTATGAAGCCTACGTTGTGGGGGGCTGTGTTCGCGACGCCCTCCTGGGAAAACAGCCCCTGGACTGGGACATTTGCACCTCGGCCCGGCCGGATGAAATGCTCAGCGTTTTTAAAGGCGAAAAAATCATTCCTACCGGCATTCAGCATGGGACGCTGACGGTGCTTATGAAGGGGATGCCCCTGGAAATTACCACTTATCGGATTGACGGCGACTATGCCGACCACAGACGGCCGGAAAATGTGGCCTACACCCGCGACCTGGCGGAAGACCTGGCGCGCCGGGATTTTACCGTCAATGCCATGGCCTGGCACCCGGGTGAAGGGTTGATTGACCTGTACGACGGTCAGGCAGACCTGGAGCGGCGGATCATGCGCGCTGTCGGCGATCCCTTGCTGCGGTTTGAAGAAGACGGTTTGCGCTTGATGCGCCTGGTGCGCTTCGCCACAGTCCTGGTGTTTGACTATGACCCGGCTACGGCAGCTGCCGCCAAGGCCTCAGCCCACTTGCTCAAGCACATTTCAAAAGAGCGGATCCAGGTGGAATTGAATAAGATGCTCTTGGCGCCCTTTGTGGGAAAGGGGCTTTTTGACCTGCGGGAATTTGGCCTGCTCAGTGAAGTGGTGCCCCTGCTTTGTCCGTCAGTGGACTTTGACCAGCAAACCAACCGCCATTTTTTGGACGTTTACGAGCATACCGCCCTGGCCACCGGCTTGGTCGAGGCAGATTTGATTTTGCGGCTGACCATGTTCCTGCACGACATCGGCAAGCCCTTCACCTGGCAGGAAGGCGCCGATGGGGAAGATGCCTTTCCCGCCCATGAGACCATCGGCGCCCAGCTGGCCGACCGGATGCTGCGCCGCTTAAAATATGACAATGCCACCCGCCGGGAGGTGGTCCGGCTGGTCGCCCACCACAACGATTTTTTATTGCCTGACCGGAAGCTCTTACGCCGCCGGTTGAGCGAGCTGGGGGCTGACACCCTCAAGCGCCTGATTGCTGTAAAAGTTGCAGACATCAATGCCCACAACATTCACAATGAGCGGGCTGAGGTCAGCCTGCTTTTCGCTGAAATGGAGGCCATCGTTGACGATATTTTAGCCGCCGGCGAGCCTTACCGGATTTGTGACCTGGCCCTTGATGGACGGGACTTGCTGGCCTTGGGCTATCGTGGCAAGGCCATCGGTGATACCCTGGCGGCCTTGTTGGACCTGGTGGTGGCAGACCCGGCGGAAAATACCCGGGAAA